The Lactuca sativa cultivar Salinas chromosome 2, Lsat_Salinas_v11, whole genome shotgun sequence genome includes a window with the following:
- the LOC111899755 gene encoding uncharacterized protein LOC111899755 has protein sequence MNLKCPTLTHFRWYKDVFLAKIMLRNDAINSLWKEKFISGLPPLFAERIRNRISSRHGGTIPYDQYTYGDIISECTSEGLSLCNDLNLKAQLKKQGLRSRKELGQFCDQFAFDIPKRPAPTKNKKIYTENTKTYKRKKRKRFKGEPNKFERRKSKKVFKDIVRNNCGKKGHYANNCWSKRKNDYKKKIQELQIDEDIKRKVCELIENSDDESSTDYPDSESLDIISESSDSNTDNSYECVECSNKIDYYKSILDMNGLSINVITNEQKFILDLIEQIEEPQKKCNALKRLIEYENQEKIKMKK, from the coding sequence ATGAACCTAAAATGCCCCACGCTAACCCATTTTagatggtataaagatgtttTCTTGGCAAAAATCATGCTTCGAAATGATGCTATTAATTCATTATGGAAAGAAAAATTTATCAGCGGTTTGCCCCCTCTTTTCGCCGAAAGAATTAGAAATAGAATTTCATCACGTCATGGAGGAACAATTCCTTATGATCAATATACATATGGTGATATCATATCAGAATGCACAAGTGAAGGCTTGTCATTGTGTAATGATCTAAATCTTAAAGCCCAACTTAAGAAACAGGGACTTAGAAGTAGAAAAGAATTGGGTCAATTTTGTGATCAATTTGCTTTTGATATACCAAAAAGACCAGCCCccacaaaaaataaaaagatatacACAGAAAACACTAAAACGTACAAAAGGAAAAAGAGGAAAAGGTTTAAAGGAGAACCTAATAAATTTGAAAGAAGAAAATCTAAAAAGGTATTTAAGGATATAGTTCGTAACAATTGTGGTAAAAAAGGTCACTACGCAAATAACTGTTGGTCTAAAAGAAAGAATGATTATAAGAAAAAGATCCAAGAACTACAAATTGATGAAGATATCAAAAGAAAAGTATGTGAGCTAATAGAAAACAGTGACGATGAATCCTCGACAGATTACCCAGATAGTGAGAGTCTTGATATCATCTCAGAAAGTTCAGATAGTAACACTGATAATAGTTATGAGTGTGTAGAATGTAGTAATAAGATTGATTATTACAAATCCATTCTAGATATGAATGGTTTGAGCATAAATGTAATAACTAATGAACAAAAATTCATTCTAGATCTAATTGAGCAAATAGAAGAACCTCAGAAAAAATGTAATGCACTAAAAAGACTTATTGAATATGAAAATCAGgagaaaataaaaatgaaaaaatag
- the LOC111899764 gene encoding probable small nuclear ribonucleoprotein F translates to MATVPVNPKPFLNNLTGKPVIVKLKWGMEYKGYLVSVDSYMNLQLANSEEYIDGQFTGNLGEILIRCNNVLYLRGVPEDEEIEEADRD, encoded by the exons ATGGCT ACTGTACCAGTTAATCCGAAACCTTTCTTGAACAACTTGACTGGGAAGCCTGTGATTGTGAAGCTCAAGTGGGGAATGGAGTACAAAGGTTATCTTGTCTCTGTTGATTCATACATGAACTTGCAG TTGGCCAACTCTGAAGAATACATTGATGGGCAGTTTACTGGTAACCTTGGAGAGATTCTAATCAG ATGTAATAATGTTCTGTATTTACGAGGTGTTCCAGAGGATGAAGAAATAGAGGAAGCAGATCGTGATTAG